Proteins from a genomic interval of Brucella intermedia LMG 3301:
- a CDS encoding ATP-binding cassette domain-containing protein encodes MTEAAEKREVVAARNIRVQFGAVKALDGAELVIREGECVGLVGHNGAGKSTIVNVINGGLSPHEGSVSYHGEAGHGVAMARKHGVRCVFQELSLFPNLTIAENVRIMQRDLEGANWRGKAVELISKKLNEIFPGHKIESSATIDELSIAERQMVEIAINFTAPGTAPKLVILDEPTSSLDAGIAAQLMAYVRRFVETGGAVILISHMLGEILSTSDRIVVMKDGKVVANRAASEFTNRSLVEAMGSVEREKAARRVAKTDATGSPVLSLAKRAADIKPFQAFKGEVIGLAGLAGHGQTRMLLDLYYARRPNWIPARTCEIAFVAGDRSLNGTFPLWSILHNLTVSSLDRLSSLKLVDQTGEDALGGEWKDRIQIRTPDMGNRILSLSGGNQQKVLFARALATSAHTILMDDPMRGVDVGTKQEVYEILRHEAENGRTFVWYSTEMDEIELCDRVYVFRDGAIVAELTGEDITEKNVLAASFEGGHE; translated from the coding sequence ATGACAGAAGCAGCAGAGAAACGAGAGGTCGTCGCCGCGCGCAATATCCGCGTGCAGTTCGGTGCGGTGAAAGCACTGGATGGCGCCGAACTCGTGATCCGCGAAGGCGAGTGTGTCGGGCTTGTGGGGCACAATGGCGCGGGCAAATCCACCATCGTCAATGTCATCAATGGCGGGCTGTCGCCGCACGAAGGCAGCGTTTCCTATCACGGCGAAGCCGGACATGGCGTGGCGATGGCGCGCAAGCACGGCGTGCGCTGCGTGTTTCAGGAACTGTCGCTGTTCCCCAACCTGACGATTGCCGAGAATGTCCGCATCATGCAACGCGACCTCGAAGGCGCGAACTGGCGTGGCAAGGCCGTTGAACTGATTTCCAAAAAACTCAACGAGATTTTTCCGGGCCACAAGATCGAAAGCAGCGCGACCATCGACGAACTGTCGATTGCCGAGCGGCAGATGGTGGAAATCGCAATCAACTTCACCGCTCCCGGTACTGCGCCAAAACTGGTCATTCTCGACGAGCCGACCTCGTCGCTCGATGCAGGCATTGCCGCGCAACTGATGGCCTATGTGCGTCGCTTCGTTGAAACCGGCGGTGCCGTTATCCTCATTTCGCACATGCTGGGCGAAATTCTCTCCACCTCCGACCGCATCGTGGTGATGAAGGACGGCAAGGTCGTCGCCAATCGCGCCGCCAGCGAATTTACCAATCGCAGCCTCGTCGAGGCCATGGGCAGCGTGGAGCGCGAGAAAGCGGCGCGCCGCGTCGCAAAGACCGATGCCACCGGCTCGCCCGTTCTGTCCCTCGCAAAGCGCGCCGCCGACATAAAGCCGTTTCAGGCTTTCAAGGGCGAAGTCATCGGCCTCGCCGGTCTGGCAGGGCACGGACAGACCAGGATGCTGCTCGACCTTTACTATGCGCGACGCCCCAACTGGATACCGGCCCGCACCTGCGAGATCGCCTTCGTCGCAGGCGACCGCAGCCTCAACGGCACTTTTCCGCTGTGGAGCATCCTGCACAATCTCACGGTCAGTTCGCTCGACCGGCTTTCGTCGCTGAAACTCGTCGACCAGACCGGGGAAGACGCGCTCGGCGGAGAATGGAAGGACCGCATCCAGATACGCACGCCGGATATGGGCAACCGTATCCTGTCGCTGTCGGGCGGCAACCAGCAGAAAGTGCTCTTCGCCCGCGCTCTGGCAACCAGCGCGCATACGATCCTGATGGACGATCCGATGCGTGGCGTCGATGTCGGCACCAAGCAGGAAGTCTATGAAATTCTGCGCCATGAGGCGGAAAACGGGCGCACCTTCGTCTGGTATTCCACCGAAATGGACGAAATCGAACTTTGCGACCGGGTCTATGTTTTCCGCGACGGCGCTATCGTTGCTGAACTGACCGGCGAAGACATTACGGAAAAGAACGTGCTTGCCGCATCCTTCGAGGGAGGTCACGAATAA
- a CDS encoding ABC transporter permease — MRLSSSTIRLLTPVFSLVLLLAAVFYMQPRAMSYTGLNLLFNLAVPIALATIAQMLIMAVNDLDLSMGTFVSFVVCVAATYLHTAPVIGVLILAAAIAAYAALGALIHLRNLPSIVVTLGMSFVWGGFAVLLLPSPGGQAPDWARWIMTAKPPFMPMAIVASILIAFVTHFIVMRSTFGVLMRGAGGNTRSIERAGWSVTMIRAGTYALAAFFAVLAGIALVGLTTSADANIALRYTLLSIAGVILGGGEFVGGRVSPIGAVIGALTLTLAGSFLSFMRISPDWQIGAQGGILIVVLALRLFLNRLEKREKKQ, encoded by the coding sequence ATGCGCCTCTCCTCTTCCACCATCCGCCTGCTGACGCCGGTGTTCTCGCTGGTCCTGCTTCTGGCCGCCGTCTTCTACATGCAGCCGCGTGCCATGAGCTACACCGGGCTGAACCTCCTGTTCAACCTTGCCGTCCCGATCGCACTGGCAACCATCGCACAGATGCTGATCATGGCCGTCAACGACCTCGATCTTTCGATGGGCACCTTCGTGAGCTTCGTGGTCTGCGTCGCCGCGACCTACCTCCACACCGCTCCTGTCATCGGGGTGTTGATCCTTGCCGCCGCAATCGCGGCTTATGCGGCGCTCGGCGCGCTGATCCATCTGCGCAACCTGCCATCCATCGTCGTCACGTTGGGCATGAGCTTCGTCTGGGGCGGGTTCGCAGTCCTCCTTCTGCCATCGCCGGGTGGCCAGGCTCCCGACTGGGCGCGGTGGATCATGACCGCCAAGCCGCCTTTCATGCCGATGGCCATTGTCGCCAGCATTCTGATTGCGTTCGTCACGCATTTCATCGTGATGCGGTCGACCTTCGGCGTGCTGATGCGCGGCGCAGGCGGCAACACGCGCTCCATCGAGCGCGCCGGCTGGTCTGTCACCATGATCCGCGCCGGAACCTATGCATTGGCTGCTTTCTTCGCGGTGCTTGCAGGTATTGCGCTGGTGGGCCTCACCACATCGGCGGATGCCAATATCGCGTTACGTTATACGCTTCTCTCCATCGCAGGCGTCATTCTGGGCGGCGGTGAATTCGTCGGCGGGCGCGTCTCGCCTATCGGCGCTGTCATCGGCGCGCTCACACTGACGCTTGCAGGATCGTTCCTCTCCTTCATGCGCATTTCACCGGATTGGCAGATCGGAGCGCAAGGCGGCATTCTCATCGTGGTGCTGGCCCTGCGCCTCTTCCTCAACCGCCTCGAAAAGAGGGAGAAAAAGCAATGA
- a CDS encoding ABC transporter permease yields MNGLALLTSRPWIWSFIATVAVWIITILFTGGAGAHGLSHAAFTFASFSVIVGLGQMFVITLGPGNIDLSVPANMTLAATLALKLMDSQEGMILAGLAVALLIGLAVGICNYALIKLLRIPPIIATLSMSFLIQSTAIWSNRGLRVKPPESLAQFTTASTFGIPNVAIVALILSVIGWVLLKKSIYGRWISAIGQNPFAARMAGIPVDGTRFVTYLLCAVLASLCGFLLACFSGGAALNMGAEYLLMSIAVVIIGGTAVAGGDSNIPGIWGAALFMFLIVSMLNTYGFGAGVRLVLTGLTIIAVIILASGRRAAR; encoded by the coding sequence ATGAACGGTCTCGCCCTGCTTACCAGCCGCCCATGGATATGGTCGTTCATCGCGACCGTCGCCGTGTGGATCATCACCATCCTTTTCACCGGAGGCGCAGGCGCGCACGGGCTTTCCCACGCTGCCTTCACCTTTGCATCCTTCTCGGTGATCGTCGGTCTCGGCCAGATGTTCGTCATCACGCTTGGCCCCGGCAATATCGATCTGTCGGTTCCCGCCAACATGACGCTCGCCGCAACGCTGGCGCTGAAGCTGATGGATTCCCAGGAGGGAATGATCCTCGCCGGGCTCGCTGTGGCGCTGCTCATCGGCCTTGCCGTCGGTATCTGCAATTATGCGCTGATCAAGCTCCTGCGCATTCCGCCCATCATCGCCACCTTGTCGATGAGCTTCCTGATCCAATCAACGGCCATCTGGAGCAATCGCGGCCTGCGCGTGAAACCGCCGGAAAGCCTGGCACAGTTCACCACAGCCTCGACCTTCGGCATTCCCAATGTCGCCATAGTGGCTCTGATCCTGTCGGTTATTGGCTGGGTACTCCTGAAAAAGAGCATCTACGGGCGCTGGATTTCTGCAATCGGCCAGAACCCGTTCGCGGCGCGCATGGCCGGGATCCCCGTCGATGGCACGCGCTTCGTCACCTATCTGCTCTGCGCCGTTCTGGCCTCGCTCTGCGGCTTCCTGCTTGCCTGTTTCTCGGGCGGCGCGGCGCTGAACATGGGGGCGGAATATCTCCTGATGTCGATTGCTGTCGTCATCATTGGCGGTACGGCGGTTGCCGGTGGCGATTCCAACATCCCCGGCATCTGGGGCGCCGCCCTGTTCATGTTCCTCATCGTCTCGATGCTCAACACTTATGGTTTCGGCGCCGGTGTCCGCCTCGTCCTGACCGGGCTCACCATCATTGCGGTGATCATCCTCGCCAGTGGCCGTCGGGCCGCACGATAG
- a CDS encoding SMP-30/gluconolactonase/LRE family protein, which translates to MIVPSADLDELYSGCRWAEGPVWFGDQNCLLWSDIPNQRILRWVPEGGVSVFRQPSNFSNGHTRDSEGRLVTCEHGGRRVIRTEPDGSITVLADSYQGKKLNAPNDVIVRSDGTVWFTDPTYGIMADYEGFKALPEQPTRNVYRLDPKTGELDAIITDFHQPNGLAFSPDETKLYVADSAYSHDENAPRHIRVFNVVDGGKRVTGGTVFCTIDNGLPDGFRFDTDGNLWTSAGDGVHCFSPEGTLLGKIRTPQTVANVTFGGPRRNRLFIAATKSLYAVYLTVTGAQYP; encoded by the coding sequence ATGATCGTGCCGAGCGCCGATCTGGACGAGCTTTATAGCGGCTGTCGTTGGGCGGAAGGTCCGGTGTGGTTCGGTGACCAGAACTGCCTTTTGTGGAGCGACATTCCCAACCAGCGCATTCTGCGCTGGGTGCCAGAAGGCGGTGTTTCCGTATTCCGCCAGCCATCCAATTTCTCAAACGGCCATACGCGCGACAGCGAAGGACGCCTCGTCACCTGCGAGCATGGCGGTCGCCGCGTCATCCGCACCGAACCGGACGGCAGCATCACCGTGCTTGCCGACAGCTACCAGGGCAAGAAGCTCAATGCCCCCAATGATGTGATTGTGCGTTCAGACGGAACCGTCTGGTTCACCGATCCGACATACGGCATCATGGCCGATTATGAAGGTTTCAAGGCCCTACCCGAACAGCCGACACGCAACGTCTATCGCCTTGACCCGAAAACGGGCGAACTCGATGCGATCATCACCGATTTCCATCAGCCGAACGGCCTTGCCTTCTCCCCTGACGAAACCAAGCTCTATGTTGCCGACAGCGCTTATAGCCACGACGAGAACGCACCGCGCCACATCCGCGTCTTCAACGTTGTGGATGGCGGCAAACGGGTCACCGGCGGTACGGTCTTCTGCACCATCGATAATGGCTTGCCGGATGGTTTCCGCTTCGATACGGACGGCAACCTGTGGACCAGCGCCGGCGACGGCGTGCACTGTTTCTCCCCGGAAGGCACGCTCCTCGGCAAGATCAGAACGCCGCAGACAGTCGCGAACGTGACTTTTGGCGGTCCGCGCCGCAACCGGCTTTTCATCGCCGCGACGAAGTCGCTTTATGCAGTCTATCTCACCGTCACCGGTGCTCAATATCCCTGA
- a CDS encoding ABC transporter ATP-binding protein, producing the protein MILSARNVGWSAGNVEILRNVSLNVAEGEFLGIIGPNGSGKTSFLSLLSGVRRCRVGEVNLCGAPIGSFSRREIARRLALVEQQAGTTERITARQAVELGRTPYLGALSPWSAEDDAIVDQALANVDMGHLADRYWHTLSGGERQRLHIARALAQEPRILLLDEPTNHLDIGHQIGLLDLVSRQKLTVVAALHDLNHAAMFCDRIAVMDRGNLVALGTPREVLRAERIAEVFGIEVDVEHTGIDGCHIRYRAPDRRSVKLRYSA; encoded by the coding sequence ATGATCCTTTCGGCACGCAATGTCGGCTGGTCGGCGGGCAATGTCGAGATTTTGCGCAATGTTTCGCTAAACGTGGCGGAAGGTGAATTTCTTGGCATCATCGGGCCGAACGGATCGGGAAAGACCAGTTTTCTGTCCCTGCTTTCCGGCGTGCGCCGGTGCCGTGTCGGCGAAGTGAACCTTTGCGGTGCGCCCATCGGCAGTTTCAGCCGTCGCGAGATCGCACGCCGGCTGGCGCTGGTCGAGCAGCAGGCGGGCACCACGGAACGCATCACGGCGCGTCAGGCGGTTGAACTGGGGCGGACGCCTTATCTGGGCGCGCTGTCGCCATGGTCGGCGGAAGATGATGCAATCGTTGATCAGGCGCTGGCCAATGTCGATATGGGGCATCTGGCCGACCGCTACTGGCACACGCTTTCGGGCGGGGAGCGGCAGCGACTGCACATAGCCCGCGCTCTGGCGCAGGAACCACGGATATTGCTGCTGGACGAGCCGACCAATCATCTCGACATCGGACACCAGATCGGGCTGCTCGATCTTGTCAGCCGGCAGAAACTGACGGTCGTGGCTGCCTTGCACGACCTTAACCACGCCGCGATGTTCTGCGACCGTATCGCGGTCATGGACCGGGGAAATCTCGTCGCGCTGGGCACGCCCCGCGAGGTGTTGCGGGCAGAGCGCATCGCCGAGGTCTTCGGCATAGAAGTCGACGTCGAGCACACGGGCATCGACGGGTGCCATATCCGCTATCGAGCGCCGGACCGACGTTCTGTGAAACTCAGATATTCGGCTTGA
- a CDS encoding FecCD family ABC transporter permease, with protein sequence MTARATATGLKRKGRARSGVSFLVFSLVLLLVALWLGAAIGETAIPLDVVAKTVANRVWNAGYALEPIDEGIVWSYRLSRAVIAACCGASLAISGVILQSLLRNSLADPYILGISAGASTGAVGVAILGIGAGVLSLSLGAFIGAIVAFCLVSLLALRAGRGSSAIILAGIAGSQLFNALTSFIVTKAANAEQARGIMFWLLGNLSGVRWPDVILALPACLVGLAICLWHSRALDAFTFGTESAASLGIPVRRVYAVLIGVSAMMTAVMVSIVGSVGFIGLVIPHAARMVVGVRHGRLLPAAALIGAIFMIVADILSRIIIPGQVLPIGVITALFGAPAFALLLGQRRASS encoded by the coding sequence GTGACGGCGCGGGCAACAGCAACAGGCTTGAAACGCAAGGGAAGGGCACGCTCCGGCGTGTCTTTCCTGGTCTTTTCCCTTGTCCTGCTTCTCGTCGCCCTTTGGCTTGGGGCTGCGATAGGCGAAACGGCGATACCGCTCGACGTGGTTGCCAAGACTGTGGCCAACCGGGTGTGGAACGCCGGATATGCGCTCGAACCCATCGATGAGGGCATCGTCTGGAGTTATCGCCTCAGCCGTGCCGTCATCGCCGCATGTTGCGGCGCGTCGCTGGCAATATCCGGCGTCATCCTGCAATCGCTGCTGCGAAATTCACTTGCCGATCCTTACATTCTTGGAATTTCTGCGGGTGCTTCGACCGGGGCTGTCGGCGTCGCCATTCTCGGCATCGGCGCTGGTGTGCTATCGCTTTCGCTGGGCGCTTTCATCGGAGCCATCGTTGCCTTCTGCCTTGTGTCCTTGCTGGCGCTGCGGGCAGGGCGGGGCAGCAGCGCGATCATCCTCGCCGGCATTGCCGGTTCACAGCTTTTCAATGCGCTGACATCATTCATCGTCACCAAGGCTGCAAATGCAGAACAGGCACGCGGCATCATGTTCTGGCTTTTGGGCAATCTTTCAGGCGTCCGCTGGCCGGACGTCATCCTTGCCCTGCCTGCCTGTCTGGTGGGCCTTGCCATCTGCCTGTGGCATTCACGGGCGCTGGATGCCTTTACCTTCGGAACGGAATCCGCAGCTTCGCTCGGCATACCGGTCCGGCGCGTCTATGCGGTGCTGATCGGCGTCAGCGCCATGATGACGGCGGTCATGGTTTCCATCGTCGGCTCTGTCGGGTTCATCGGGCTTGTCATTCCCCATGCCGCCCGAATGGTGGTCGGGGTTCGGCACGGCAGGCTGTTGCCTGCGGCGGCACTGATTGGAGCAATCTTCATGATCGTTGCCGATATCCTGTCGCGCATAATCATTCCGGGCCAGGTGCTTCCGATTGGCGTCATCACGGCATTGTTCGGTGCGCCCGCCTTCGCCCTCCTGCTCGGACAAAGAAGGGCGTCGTCATGA
- a CDS encoding Bug family tripartite tricarboxylate transporter substrate binding protein, protein MRRFILALTSVAALAMAGSASAEDYKVLAPAAPGGGWDQTARTMQSALQDEKISGSVQVINVPGAGGTIGLAQFVNQNKGDPSQLIVGGYVMVGAILTNKSPVTLEQITPIARLTGEYEAIVVPASSDIQNIGDLAAKLKADPGSVSWGGGSAGGTDHITAGLFAKAAGVDPTKVNYIAFSGGGEALAAILGNQVTVGISGYGEFESQIKAGTLRIIGISSDERVEGIDAPTFKEGGVDVSIQNWRMVGAAPGITAEQEAAINADIEKMVKSESWQKALKDKGWADTYLAGPAFKEQLAKDVAATETILKEIGLVK, encoded by the coding sequence ATGCGTAGATTTATTCTGGCCCTGACGTCGGTAGCGGCGTTGGCTATGGCAGGCTCTGCTTCCGCAGAAGACTACAAGGTGCTTGCGCCTGCTGCTCCGGGCGGCGGCTGGGACCAGACAGCGCGCACGATGCAAAGCGCACTTCAGGACGAAAAGATTTCCGGCAGCGTGCAGGTCATCAACGTTCCCGGCGCTGGCGGCACCATCGGCCTTGCGCAGTTCGTGAACCAGAACAAGGGCGATCCGAGCCAGCTGATCGTGGGCGGCTATGTCATGGTCGGCGCGATCCTGACCAACAAATCGCCGGTTACCCTGGAACAGATCACGCCGATTGCCCGCCTTACCGGCGAATATGAAGCCATCGTCGTTCCGGCTTCTTCCGACATCCAGAACATTGGCGACCTTGCCGCGAAGCTCAAGGCCGATCCGGGCTCGGTTTCGTGGGGCGGCGGCTCCGCAGGCGGTACAGACCACATCACCGCAGGCCTTTTTGCCAAGGCCGCAGGCGTCGATCCGACCAAGGTCAACTACATTGCCTTCTCTGGCGGCGGCGAGGCGCTGGCGGCCATTCTCGGCAATCAGGTGACCGTCGGCATTTCCGGCTACGGTGAATTCGAATCGCAGATCAAGGCCGGTACGCTGCGCATCATCGGCATTTCGAGCGACGAGCGCGTGGAAGGCATCGACGCACCGACCTTCAAGGAAGGCGGCGTGGACGTTTCGATCCAGAACTGGCGCATGGTCGGCGCGGCTCCCGGCATCACTGCCGAGCAGGAAGCTGCCATCAATGCCGATATCGAGAAGATGGTGAAGTCGGAATCCTGGCAGAAGGCGCTGAAGGACAAGGGCTGGGCGGATACCTACCTTGCCGGTCCGGCATTCAAGGAGCAACTGGCCAAGGACGTTGCCGCGACTGAAACCATCCTCAAGGAAATCGGTCTCGTCAAATGA
- a CDS encoding tripartite tricarboxylate transporter TctB family protein: MTGSGQHEERRPERAAPDFAALVIALVLAAVAIAIAWSTTYGNDVTSYSPVGPKTVPYVVAAGLFGLAIWTVFEALRGDFPEREHQEIAPMAWIIGGLALQMLTMKTVGFSLSTGLLFAATARGFGYRKFWISVPVGIVFAFVIWFIFARGLQLSLPSGWLEQFV, encoded by the coding sequence ATGACAGGATCAGGCCAGCATGAAGAGCGCCGCCCCGAAAGGGCGGCGCCAGACTTCGCCGCACTCGTCATCGCTCTCGTTCTCGCAGCTGTCGCCATCGCCATTGCCTGGTCGACAACCTATGGCAACGATGTGACGAGCTATTCCCCGGTCGGCCCGAAAACCGTGCCCTATGTCGTCGCAGCCGGATTGTTCGGCCTCGCGATCTGGACCGTGTTCGAGGCGCTTCGCGGCGACTTCCCCGAACGTGAGCATCAGGAAATCGCGCCGATGGCGTGGATAATCGGCGGTCTGGCCCTCCAGATGCTGACGATGAAGACTGTCGGCTTTTCCCTGTCCACCGGCCTGCTTTTCGCAGCGACCGCACGCGGCTTCGGCTATCGCAAATTTTGGATCAGCGTTCCCGTGGGCATCGTTTTTGCCTTCGTGATCTGGTTCATCTTTGCACGCGGCCTGCAGCTATCGTTGCCGTCTGGCTGGCTCGAACAATTCGTTTAG
- a CDS encoding tripartite tricarboxylate transporter permease, translating to MDTVALLANGLLVALEPSNLLYALIGVTLGTAVGVLPGIGPALTVALLLPVTYKLDPSGSLIMFAGIYYGGMYGGSTTSILLNTPGESASIVTALEGNKMARAGRGGPALATAAIGSFIAGLIATLALAFVAPWVVKFALSFGPSEYFALMLLAFMTVSAAFGDSTLRGLTSLFIGLALGLIGIDQLTGQARLVMGTPNLLDGINVTTLAVALFAIGETLAVVSKKLRPEDEVIAVKGSVWMTKNDWKRSWMPWLRGTAIGFPIGAMPAGGADVSSFLSYSAERQFSKHPEEFGKGAIEGVAGPEAANNASAAGTLVPLLTLGLPTTATAAIMLAGFQQFGLQPGPLLFVTNATLVWGLVASLLVANLMLLVLNLPLIGLWVKMLTIPRHWLYAGILVFATLGTIGANASTSMLFGLPVSFELGLLLAFGVLGYVLRRFHYPIAPVVVGLILGPMAEKSLRQALQISQGNPMALVHSWVSIVLIALAIAAVVVPMIMRQRGKGELLSQMATDED from the coding sequence ATGGATACTGTCGCACTTCTCGCCAACGGACTTCTGGTGGCGCTTGAACCATCGAATCTTCTTTATGCGCTGATTGGCGTAACACTGGGCACCGCCGTCGGCGTGCTGCCCGGCATCGGCCCGGCACTCACCGTCGCGCTGCTCCTGCCCGTTACCTACAAGCTCGACCCGTCAGGCTCCCTCATCATGTTCGCGGGCATCTATTACGGCGGCATGTATGGCGGTTCGACTACGTCGATCCTGCTCAATACGCCGGGCGAGAGCGCATCCATCGTCACCGCGCTGGAGGGCAACAAGATGGCCCGGGCCGGGCGCGGGGGACCAGCGCTGGCGACAGCCGCCATCGGCTCCTTCATCGCGGGCTTGATAGCCACTCTGGCACTCGCCTTCGTCGCGCCGTGGGTCGTGAAATTTGCCCTCTCCTTCGGGCCATCGGAATATTTCGCGCTGATGCTGCTTGCCTTCATGACCGTTTCGGCGGCCTTCGGCGATTCCACGCTGCGCGGCCTGACGTCCCTTTTCATCGGCCTTGCGCTCGGACTGATCGGCATTGACCAGTTGACCGGTCAGGCACGCCTTGTCATGGGAACGCCGAACCTGCTCGATGGCATCAATGTCACCACACTGGCGGTCGCGCTGTTCGCCATCGGCGAAACCCTTGCGGTCGTGTCGAAAAAGCTTCGGCCAGAAGATGAGGTCATCGCCGTCAAGGGTTCCGTCTGGATGACGAAGAACGACTGGAAACGCTCGTGGATGCCGTGGCTTCGCGGCACCGCAATCGGCTTTCCAATCGGTGCCATGCCAGCGGGCGGCGCCGATGTGTCGAGCTTCCTTTCCTATTCGGCGGAACGGCAGTTCTCGAAACATCCGGAAGAATTCGGCAAAGGTGCAATCGAAGGCGTGGCCGGACCGGAAGCGGCCAACAATGCTTCCGCCGCCGGTACGCTCGTGCCGCTCCTGACGCTCGGCCTGCCCACTACGGCGACCGCGGCAATCATGCTTGCCGGCTTCCAGCAATTCGGCCTGCAGCCGGGGCCCCTCCTCTTTGTGACCAATGCCACGCTGGTTTGGGGTCTGGTGGCGAGCCTTCTCGTCGCCAACCTCATGCTGCTGGTTCTCAACCTGCCCCTCATCGGCCTGTGGGTGAAGATGCTCACCATCCCGCGGCACTGGCTTTATGCGGGCATTCTGGTTTTCGCAACGCTTGGAACAATCGGCGCGAATGCCTCCACCTCGATGCTGTTCGGCCTGCCGGTCTCATTCGAGTTGGGTTTGCTTCTGGCGTTCGGCGTGCTGGGCTATGTGCTGCGGCGCTTCCATTATCCCATCGCGCCGGTTGTCGTTGGCCTGATCCTCGGGCCGATGGCCGAGAAAAGCCTGCGTCAGGCATTGCAGATCAGTCAGGGCAACCCGATGGCCCTGGTACATTCATGGGTTTCGATTGTGCTGATCGCGCTTGCGATTGCCGCAGTCGTCGTCCCCATGATCATGCGCCAGCGCGGCAAGGGCGAATTGCTGAGCCAGATGGCGACGGACGAAGATTGA
- a CDS encoding YdcH family protein, translating to MSNTPHTLGEEFPGQLEAIHALKAKNARFAQILEEYDSVNDRIHRAETKIEPVSQEEETNLRKQRLALKDRIAEALAEA from the coding sequence ATGTCGAATACCCCCCATACGCTCGGTGAAGAGTTTCCCGGTCAGCTCGAAGCCATCCATGCCCTGAAGGCAAAGAACGCGCGTTTTGCCCAGATTCTGGAAGAATATGATTCAGTGAACGACCGCATCCACCGGGCGGAAACGAAGATAGAACCGGTAAGCCAGGAAGAAGAGACGAACCTGCGCAAGCAGCGACTTGCCTTGAAGGACCGCATTGCCGAGGCGCTCGCCGAAGCCTGA
- a CDS encoding MgtC/SapB family protein, whose amino-acid sequence MEQFWEQFWAEFTHDNIVSLPVVLARMLLATLLGSIIGLEREWRRRPAGLKTHMLVCLASATFTIVSLELVNVPVFNDQNIRMDPSRLVEAITSGVAFLAAGFIIFARGKITGITTGAGMWLAASVGLASGLGLWHIAIMATFIAVAVLIVVGKMENSVGPDNSKVDCKVGGKPS is encoded by the coding sequence ATGGAACAATTCTGGGAACAATTCTGGGCTGAATTCACGCACGACAATATAGTCAGTCTGCCGGTAGTACTGGCGCGAATGCTGCTGGCAACCCTGCTCGGGTCCATCATTGGCCTTGAACGGGAATGGCGCAGGCGGCCAGCGGGACTGAAGACGCATATGCTCGTCTGCCTCGCCTCGGCTACCTTCACGATCGTCTCGCTGGAACTCGTCAACGTGCCGGTATTCAACGATCAGAATATCCGGATGGACCCTTCGCGTCTCGTGGAGGCGATCACCAGCGGCGTTGCCTTTCTGGCGGCCGGTTTCATCATTTTCGCACGTGGAAAAATAACGGGTATCACGACAGGCGCTGGCATGTGGCTCGCGGCTTCCGTCGGTCTCGCCAGCGGTCTCGGCCTCTGGCATATCGCGATCATGGCGACGTTCATCGCCGTCGCGGTCCTGATCGTGGTGGGAAAGATGGAAAACTCCGTCGGCCCGGACAACAGCAAAGTCGACTGTAAAGTCGGGGGCAAGCCCTCCTGA
- a CDS encoding SOS response-associated peptidase, whose amino-acid sequence MCNLYNITTTHEAMRRLFPKFGDMTNRIDPQMDIFPDYPAPVLRNLKGDEPELAMLRWGMPTPPMYVKGEADSGVTNIRNLTSPHWRRWQGVESRCVVPATSFSEYGQEPDPKTKRKPLHWFALNEEKPLFAFAGIWTSWKGVRKKKEGPVEVDIFAFLTTDPNAVVKPIHPKAMPVILRTTEEIDTWLRAPWNEAKEMQKPLADADLIDLTPRNDNEEAQPSLF is encoded by the coding sequence ATGTGCAATCTGTACAACATCACAACGACACATGAGGCCATGCGCCGCCTGTTCCCCAAGTTTGGAGATATGACGAACCGCATCGATCCGCAGATGGATATCTTTCCCGACTATCCAGCCCCAGTTTTGCGGAACCTCAAGGGCGATGAGCCAGAGTTGGCAATGCTCCGCTGGGGCATGCCGACGCCGCCGATGTATGTGAAAGGCGAAGCGGATAGCGGGGTAACGAATATCCGAAACCTCACCTCGCCTCATTGGCGACGCTGGCAAGGCGTTGAAAGCCGGTGCGTCGTTCCTGCAACCTCCTTTTCCGAATATGGGCAGGAACCGGACCCGAAGACCAAGCGCAAGCCGCTGCACTGGTTCGCTCTGAACGAGGAAAAGCCGCTATTTGCTTTCGCCGGAATATGGACAAGTTGGAAGGGTGTAAGGAAGAAAAAGGAAGGGCCGGTCGAGGTCGATATCTTCGCGTTCCTGACCACCGACCCGAATGCCGTGGTGAAGCCGATCCACCCAAAGGCAATGCCAGTTATTCTCCGCACCACAGAGGAAATCGACACATGGCTGCGGGCTCCCTGGAACGAAGCCAAGGAAATGCAAAAGCCTCTGGCCGACGCTGATCTTATCGACCTGACGCCAAGGAATGACAACGAGGAAGCGCAGCCGAGTTTGTTCTAG